A DNA window from Turicibacter sp. TJ11 contains the following coding sequences:
- a CDS encoding MATE family efflux transporter: MNRQKLLGEEKISKLLIQFSVPAIIGMVVNTLYNIVDRMYIGNIPDIGGLALTGVGITMPIMTIIMAFGMLIGVGTSARISLKLGEHKREEAEHHLGNAFVLILITSVIITVMGLTFMNPILRLFGASPETEIYAAQYMQIIFLGTIFNMLSFGLNHSIRSDGNPKIAMFSMLIGAGTNIILDPIFIFLLGLGVRGGAIATVISQMASMTWILYYFTKGKGSIKITRQTMKLKKSIVISIFSIGMSPFAMQLAQSIVQVLANNSLKIYGGDLAIGAMTIISSISMIFMMPIFGLNQGSQPVIGYNYGAKQYHRVKEAMKILVIVATMIVSVGWVLIQFAPQLLIGVFGANQSLLEIAKTGLRIFLFMLPALGFQSISSNYFQSIGKAKISMFLSLLRQVILLIPCLIILPRIGGLGLMGVWLAGPVADGLASIITGIVFFHSVRQLNKAEENETQTFHTEKSLRA, translated from the coding sequence GGATGGTTGTTAATACGTTATATAATATCGTCGATCGAATGTATATTGGTAATATTCCAGATATAGGAGGATTGGCATTAACAGGTGTAGGAATTACAATGCCCATTATGACGATTATTATGGCGTTTGGAATGTTAATCGGTGTTGGAACCAGTGCTCGTATTTCATTAAAGCTTGGAGAGCATAAGAGAGAGGAAGCAGAACACCATCTTGGAAATGCCTTTGTCTTAATTTTAATAACAAGTGTTATTATTACAGTTATGGGCTTAACTTTTATGAATCCAATTTTAAGATTATTTGGTGCTAGCCCTGAAACGGAAATTTATGCGGCACAATATATGCAAATTATTTTCTTAGGAACGATTTTTAATATGTTAAGCTTCGGATTAAATCACTCTATTCGTAGTGATGGAAATCCTAAAATCGCGATGTTCTCAATGCTAATTGGAGCGGGAACCAATATTATTTTAGATCCTATTTTTATTTTTTTATTAGGACTAGGTGTACGTGGGGGGGCGATTGCTACAGTTATTTCTCAAATGGCCTCAATGACTTGGATTTTATATTATTTTACAAAAGGTAAAGGGTCGATTAAAATTACACGTCAAACGATGAAACTTAAAAAATCAATTGTGATTAGTATTTTTTCAATTGGAATGAGTCCGTTTGCGATGCAGCTTGCTCAAAGTATCGTACAGGTTTTAGCTAATAATTCATTAAAAATTTACGGAGGAGATTTAGCAATTGGTGCGATGACGATTATTAGTAGTATTTCAATGATTTTTATGATGCCCATATTTGGTTTGAACCAAGGGTCGCAGCCTGTTATCGGCTATAACTACGGTGCTAAACAATATCATCGTGTTAAAGAAGCGATGAAAATTCTAGTTATCGTAGCGACAATGATTGTTTCAGTTGGATGGGTTTTAATCCAATTTGCACCGCAATTATTGATTGGTGTATTCGGTGCCAATCAGTCACTTCTAGAAATAGCTAAAACGGGGTTACGTATCTTTTTATTTATGTTACCAGCATTAGGTTTTCAATCGATTAGCTCAAATTATTTTCAATCAATCGGTAAAGCGAAAATCTCCATGTTTTTAAGTTTATTACGACAAGTTATTTTATTAATTCCGTGTTTAATTATTTTACCGCGTATCGGTGGTTTAGGATTAATGGGAGTCTGGTTAGCAGGTCCTGTAGCGGATGGATTAGCTTCGATTATTACTGGGATTGTTTTCTTTCATTCTGTTCGTCAATTAAATAAGGCAGAAGAAAATGAAACACAAACTTTTCATACAGAGAAGTCACTAAGAGCTTAA
- a CDS encoding copper ion binding protein, whose product MKTVILKVNGMSCHHCVSSIHDAVTSIVGVKEVKVDLKAKLVEVEYDEAFTNELLMIECIEDQGFDVKL is encoded by the coding sequence ATGAAAACAGTTATTTTAAAAGTTAATGGAATGAGTTGTCATCATTGTGTCAGTTCTATTCATGATGCAGTTACATCGATTGTTGGTGTCAAAGAAGTAAAGGTTGATTTAAAAGCAAAGTTAGTAGAGGTAGAATATGATGAAGCTTTTACTAACGAATTGTTAATGATTGAGTGTATTGAAGATCAAGGCTTTGATGTTAAATTATAA
- a CDS encoding helix-turn-helix domain-containing protein: MTDHRFPNLNGYYINFQLLTQKLKEIATEKGMTQSELAAGITPRDHLNKILNGKRNPSLILLYQLCNKLHVDIKLLIEQCYYHNYEQTTHYIHEMKKCTTTGDYTKLEELVKECECLTDFQFGIGKQFHIYQKGVIQLKKYNNPKKALELIEESLKTFLITDENGIECTHIFTIEEVGINTDKAICLFQLDRKKEAFELLHSTIDNRLANYESIETYHILRAHFYLSQFYLQEKQYNKSIEIASKGINLAHCKFVYIYLGDLTATKGTALYHLGDEKEAFLHFKRTYEIYTLLGSDRLIQQLDSYLTRLGVDIDSIKQDISSFTK; this comes from the coding sequence ATGACAGATCACAGATTTCCAAACTTAAATGGTTATTATATTAACTTTCAGTTATTAACGCAAAAGTTAAAAGAAATAGCAACTGAAAAAGGGATGACTCAAAGTGAATTAGCAGCGGGCATTACCCCACGCGATCATTTAAATAAAATCTTAAATGGAAAACGAAATCCGAGTTTAATTCTTCTTTATCAACTATGTAATAAACTTCATGTCGATATTAAATTACTCATTGAACAGTGTTATTATCATAACTATGAACAAACCACTCACTATATTCATGAAATGAAAAAATGCACAACGACTGGAGATTATACGAAGCTCGAAGAATTAGTTAAAGAATGTGAATGTTTAACAGACTTTCAATTTGGAATAGGCAAGCAATTTCACATCTATCAAAAAGGAGTCATTCAACTTAAAAAATACAATAATCCTAAAAAAGCGTTAGAGTTGATTGAAGAATCATTAAAAACCTTTTTAATCACTGATGAAAACGGGATTGAATGCACACATATTTTTACTATCGAAGAAGTGGGAATTAACACTGATAAAGCCATCTGTCTGTTTCAGTTAGATCGAAAAAAAGAGGCTTTTGAACTCCTACATTCAACAATTGATAATCGTCTTGCCAATTATGAAAGTATCGAAACCTATCATATTTTACGTGCCCATTTTTATCTATCACAATTTTATCTTCAAGAAAAACAATACAATAAAAGCATTGAAATAGCATCTAAAGGAATTAATCTGGCACATTGTAAATTTGTCTATATTTATTTAGGGGATCTCACGGCAACAAAAGGAACTGCACTTTATCATCTTGGTGATGAAAAGGAAGCATTCTTACACTTCAAACGTACCTATGAAATTTACACCCTTCTTGGTTCTGATCGACTTATTCAACAGCTAGATAGCTATTTAACTCGTTTAGGAGTTGATATTGATTCAATTAAACAGGACATTAGTTCATTTACAAAATAA
- a CDS encoding IS66 family transposase gives MRQPSNKKPGGQVGHQGSTLKMIKDPDHVVTHHPKICRGCGCCLENVEPQKTIRRQVFDLPRLRLQVTEHQSQIKVCPNCHFKNEGLFPKHVTQPTQYGPHLTSVLTYFSHYQLIPFNRLKQLTQDIFKATISQGTLVNMTKRCDELLETTEASIKENLLASNHLHLDETGCYVNGKRHWLHVTSNQKFTHYFVHEKRGSQAIEANGILPSFKGTVIHDHWTPYFKYDDCTHALCNVHHLREFKGIIDFENQQWAKNMTKLLLEAKTYSEETEYPLPLSKIQEFEKRYQQIIEEGYRENPLKLHEKNTDSVRLLNRLSKRQEEVLEFLYQVEVPFDNNLAERDVRMTKTKQKISGCFRTEKGAHCFARIRGFISTCQKQGLNIIESIETILMGNTIQFS, from the coding sequence TTGCGTCAACCTTCAAATAAAAAACCGGGTGGTCAAGTCGGACATCAAGGTTCAACCTTAAAAATGATAAAAGATCCGGATCATGTCGTCACACATCATCCGAAAATTTGCCGAGGGTGTGGGTGTTGTTTAGAAAACGTTGAACCTCAAAAAACGATTCGACGTCAAGTTTTTGATTTACCGAGATTAAGGCTTCAAGTCACTGAGCATCAATCTCAAATTAAAGTATGTCCTAACTGTCACTTTAAAAATGAAGGACTATTTCCGAAACATGTCACACAACCGACACAATATGGGCCACATTTAACAAGTGTATTAACTTATTTCAGTCACTATCAATTGATTCCTTTCAACCGTCTGAAACAATTGACTCAAGATATTTTCAAAGCGACCATCAGCCAAGGAACACTGGTGAATATGACGAAACGATGTGATGAGTTATTAGAAACGACTGAAGCTTCAATCAAAGAAAATCTTTTGGCATCAAATCATCTTCATTTAGATGAAACAGGCTGTTATGTCAATGGAAAGAGACACTGGCTTCACGTGACTTCAAATCAAAAATTCACGCATTACTTTGTTCATGAAAAGCGTGGCTCTCAAGCCATTGAAGCCAATGGCATTCTTCCCTCTTTCAAAGGAACCGTCATCCATGACCATTGGACCCCGTATTTTAAATATGATGATTGTACGCATGCTTTATGTAACGTTCATCATTTAAGAGAGTTTAAAGGAATCATCGATTTTGAGAACCAACAGTGGGCAAAAAACATGACGAAATTATTACTTGAAGCTAAAACTTATTCAGAAGAGACGGAATATCCTTTACCCTTATCTAAAATACAGGAGTTTGAGAAACGATACCAACAAATCATCGAAGAGGGTTACCGTGAGAATCCTTTAAAACTGCATGAAAAGAATACGGATTCCGTTCGATTACTCAATCGTTTATCGAAACGACAAGAAGAAGTATTAGAATTTCTGTATCAAGTTGAAGTTCCGTTTGATAATAATTTAGCTGAGCGTGATGTCCGAATGACTAAAACTAAACAAAAAATATCCGGATGTTTTCGAACAGAAAAAGGGGCTCATTGTTTCGCCCGAATCAGAGGTTTCATCTCTACTTGTCAAAAGCAAGGATTAAATATTATCGAAAGTATTGAAACCATTTTAATGGGAAATACGATTCAATTTTCATAA
- a CDS encoding queuosine precursor transporter, which produces MTNELIAVLFIIVNFFLVVLSYKLFGRKGLYAYITMSVIAANIQVAKTTTIFGIATTLGNTMFSGIFLATDLLSEKYGKKAAMTAVFIGFFTQLSFLIVTQFSLFFTPHESDWAQPHMDGLFSLALPVFTIAGLSSFIVSQNIDVFIFHLIKERFPEDKWLWLRNNGSTLISQFVDTFIFTAIVVMFGLWSMDVAVEIFFITYFFKVILSISDTPFVYLLKKVDPLDL; this is translated from the coding sequence ATGACAAATGAATTAATTGCAGTATTGTTCATCATTGTTAACTTTTTCTTAGTTGTCCTAAGCTACAAGCTATTTGGTCGAAAAGGATTATATGCATATATTACAATGAGTGTTATTGCGGCTAATATTCAAGTAGCTAAAACAACAACTATTTTCGGAATTGCAACAACTCTAGGAAACACGATGTTTAGTGGAATTTTCTTAGCGACTGATTTATTAAGTGAAAAATATGGGAAAAAAGCTGCGATGACAGCTGTATTTATCGGGTTTTTCACGCAATTATCGTTTTTAATTGTAACTCAGTTTTCATTATTCTTTACGCCACATGAGTCAGATTGGGCACAACCTCATATGGATGGATTATTTAGTTTAGCTTTACCAGTTTTCACAATCGCGGGATTAAGTTCATTCATCGTTTCTCAAAATATAGATGTGTTTATTTTCCATCTTATTAAGGAAAGATTCCCAGAAGATAAATGGTTATGGTTACGAAATAACGGTAGTACGTTAATTAGTCAATTTGTAGATACATTTATTTTTACGGCAATTGTTGTGATGTTTGGTTTATGGAGCATGGACGTTGCTGTTGAAATTTTCTTCATTACATATTTCTTTAAAGTGATTTTAAGTATCTCGGATACACCATTTGTTTATTTATTAAAGAAAGTTGATCCGTTAGATTTATAA
- a CDS encoding radical SAM protein, whose protein sequence is MDRYNIIKEKFPREIVLLKSRPCAYGKCAFCDYIGDNSTNVEEMNQLNKEVLSNVKGIYDTFEVINSGNIFDLPKETLTMIKSTIDEHEFKKLFAEAHWIYRNHLDKMRNRLEIDIMFKTGVESFDYDFREKFLKKGAPFQSVEELKKYFDSPCIMVGIKGQTKEMIKRDIDIVLNQFDHATVNVYCENTTIIKPDPKLKEWFYEEYKWLDDVNHLEVLWNNTDFGVGD, encoded by the coding sequence ATGGATAGATATAATATTATAAAAGAAAAATTTCCACGTGAAATCGTTCTTCTTAAAAGTCGCCCGTGTGCCTATGGAAAATGCGCCTTTTGTGACTACATTGGTGACAACTCAACCAACGTTGAAGAAATGAACCAATTAAATAAAGAAGTGTTATCAAATGTTAAAGGGATTTATGATACGTTTGAAGTCATCAACTCAGGAAATATTTTTGATTTGCCTAAAGAAACATTAACGATGATTAAGTCAACAATCGATGAACATGAATTTAAGAAACTGTTCGCTGAGGCCCATTGGATTTATCGAAACCATCTAGATAAAATGCGTAATCGTCTAGAAATCGATATAATGTTTAAAACTGGAGTCGAGTCATTTGATTACGATTTTCGTGAAAAGTTTTTAAAAAAAGGAGCTCCTTTTCAAAGTGTTGAGGAGTTAAAAAAATATTTTGATTCTCCTTGTATCATGGTTGGAATAAAGGGCCAAACAAAAGAAATGATTAAACGTGATATTGATATTGTTTTAAATCAATTTGATCATGCAACCGTAAATGTTTATTGTGAAAATACAACGATAATTAAACCCGATCCAAAACTTAAAGAATGGTTCTATGAAGAATATAAATGGTTAGATGATGTTAATCATTTAGAAGTTTTATGGAATAACACTGACTTTGGAGTGGGTGACTAA
- a CDS encoding YfhO family protein: protein MLTTLEYMKKAFGYIALMFIIIFWGFIFSNHFIYSVKGQYFENYLSIYTNAHDLLFQKTLPMWSFNFFLGGNFLGAQNVYSVFNPFFLLTLPFSTSLLPKLYFPLLLLKTLLATWSLSLYMRQTKWFKGHTILVASILYLYNGWYLSNLSEFVTIELLFFVPLVLYGIEKLLSSGRKRYFVATYTIMLLSHFTFTALSLPFFIVYIFIRLKIEREKSREIFVDDVKKFFISTILIAGINMIFILPLCLALNAMSIELREGITLGSLLGLFVQGLFPPFHESFKGSIMFAKNISFVPLYQSALVVLIIPQFIKLVSKEARRITVFSYILILMVVFLTQSLELVNVTSLAPLNTNVISIFLILFNTLIVAYVFNDLRLVNINLLRQTTSFFKELLLIVLGGVFLFQLYLKHPKLSSLTGNDIIDELIVLSPYLMLGLMIIFMMKLYRVILSKIVEGDQTFSWKTIVSFLMIECIVVSHVYFATNQEQSVFVKNYMVDEQSITNKTYAVVNYLQAIDPEFYRIINSYEIQYNEPLYQGYNGFSIANPYLVSSSHDVSWMLDERVKKSLSISAMDYMLTTALSAKYYFTADYEVPLPGYQYYDRISGITIYENEYFIPVGTSSLYYVLESEFNKLNRQQQHYVFLKCIILEDERLAQTYGLQSFDLTLLPENLGEIQYFEAAQMRQMLGAKEVRYEPNKIKHDYVTSSKTLLTYSIPYNEGWIAYANGKEVPIYEVNDGFIGIGLSEGGEYEIELIYCSPGFGLGFSVSAITCLIILSNFYHSYDRRKKIASM, encoded by the coding sequence GTGTTGACAACTTTAGAATATATGAAAAAAGCATTTGGTTATATTGCTTTAATGTTTATTATTATTTTTTGGGGTTTTATTTTTTCAAATCATTTTATTTATTCTGTTAAAGGACAGTATTTTGAGAATTATTTATCCATTTATACAAATGCGCACGATCTGTTATTTCAAAAAACGTTGCCTATGTGGTCGTTTAATTTCTTTTTAGGTGGAAACTTTCTAGGAGCTCAAAATGTATATTCGGTCTTTAATCCATTTTTTTTATTGACGCTACCTTTTTCAACTAGTCTATTACCTAAGTTATACTTCCCGCTACTTCTACTAAAAACATTACTAGCAACCTGGTCCTTGTCATTATATATGCGGCAAACGAAGTGGTTTAAGGGGCATACCATTTTAGTGGCAAGTATCTTATATCTTTATAATGGGTGGTATTTAAGTAATTTAAGTGAATTTGTTACGATCGAGTTACTTTTCTTTGTTCCGCTTGTACTTTATGGAATTGAGAAACTTCTGTCTTCTGGTCGTAAGAGGTACTTTGTAGCGACTTATACGATCATGCTGCTTTCACATTTCACCTTTACAGCGTTATCCTTACCTTTTTTCATTGTCTATATCTTTATTCGTTTGAAAATAGAAAGAGAAAAAAGTCGAGAAATTTTTGTTGATGATGTGAAGAAGTTTTTCATCTCAACAATTTTAATTGCTGGAATCAACATGATCTTTATCTTACCTTTATGTCTTGCACTAAATGCTATGTCTATAGAATTAAGGGAGGGCATCACTTTAGGATCATTATTAGGACTTTTTGTTCAAGGATTATTTCCGCCTTTTCATGAGTCCTTTAAAGGATCAATCATGTTTGCTAAGAATATAAGTTTTGTCCCACTTTATCAATCGGCTTTAGTTGTATTAATAATTCCTCAATTTATCAAGTTAGTAAGTAAAGAGGCAAGAAGAATAACTGTTTTTTCATATATACTTATCTTAATGGTTGTGTTTTTGACTCAGTCACTTGAATTAGTGAATGTGACGTCGCTGGCTCCTTTAAATACGAATGTGATTTCAATCTTTTTAATTTTGTTTAACACGTTAATAGTGGCTTATGTTTTTAATGATTTAAGATTAGTTAATATCAATCTATTAAGACAAACGACTAGTTTCTTTAAAGAGTTGCTGCTGATCGTATTAGGAGGTGTTTTTCTCTTTCAACTGTACTTAAAACACCCCAAATTATCTTCTTTAACAGGAAATGACATCATAGATGAGTTAATTGTTTTATCTCCTTATTTAATGTTAGGGTTAATGATTATTTTCATGATGAAATTATACCGCGTTATTCTTAGTAAAATAGTAGAAGGGGATCAGACATTTAGTTGGAAGACTATTGTTTCTTTTTTGATGATTGAATGCATTGTCGTGTCTCATGTTTACTTTGCGACCAATCAAGAGCAGTCTGTCTTTGTTAAAAATTATATGGTAGATGAGCAGTCCATCACGAATAAGACATACGCGGTCGTAAATTACTTACAAGCGATAGACCCAGAGTTTTACCGCATCATTAATAGTTATGAAATTCAGTATAATGAGCCGCTTTATCAAGGGTATAACGGGTTTTCGATTGCTAATCCATATCTTGTCTCATCTTCACATGATGTTTCGTGGATGTTAGATGAACGCGTTAAAAAAAGTCTGTCTATTTCAGCAATGGATTATATGCTAACAACCGCGTTATCGGCGAAGTATTACTTTACCGCGGATTATGAAGTCCCGCTTCCTGGCTATCAATACTATGACCGTATTTCAGGAATTACCATTTATGAAAATGAGTACTTTATTCCTGTTGGAACGAGCAGTCTTTATTATGTATTAGAATCTGAATTCAACAAACTAAATCGTCAACAGCAACACTATGTATTTTTGAAATGCATTATTTTAGAAGATGAACGTTTAGCACAAACTTATGGTTTACAGTCGTTTGACCTTACACTATTACCAGAAAATCTAGGTGAGATTCAATACTTTGAGGCGGCTCAAATGCGTCAAATGCTCGGGGCAAAAGAAGTCAGGTATGAACCAAATAAAATTAAACATGATTATGTGACGTCATCTAAGACATTACTGACTTATTCTATTCCTTATAATGAAGGATGGATAGCTTATGCAAACGGGAAAGAAGTTCCTATTTATGAAGTAAATGATGGGTTCATTGGAATTGGTCTATCTGAGGGTGGAGAATATGAGATTGAGCTTATTTACTGCTCACCGGGATTTGGCCTTGGCTTTTCTGTTTCAGCTATTACATGTTTAATTATCCTTTCAAACTTTTATCACAGTTATGATCGTCGTAAAAAAATTGCCTCAATGTAG
- a CDS encoding alpha/beta fold hydrolase gives MFIKIDDINIYYEVEGQGHPILLLHGWGQSVAAFKPVFDYLKQNFQVYSLDFPGFGQSEEPKSIWSVYDYADMVEKFVKQLEIKSPTIFGHSFGGRVGIIYAGRQNDLNKLVLIDSAGVKPKRGLDYYMRVYTYKLGKKVLSLPGLRAYKEKMMENAGSSDYKNASPMMRQIMSKVVNEDLQHLMPSIKAETLLVWGELDDATPLSDAKIMEQKISGSGLVVFKGAGHYSYLDCLGQFFRVIDVFLEKERGE, from the coding sequence ATGTTCATTAAGATAGATGACATAAATATTTATTATGAAGTAGAGGGACAGGGGCACCCAATTCTGTTATTACATGGGTGGGGACAAAGTGTTGCTGCGTTTAAGCCAGTATTCGATTATTTAAAGCAAAATTTTCAAGTTTATAGTTTAGATTTTCCGGGATTTGGACAAAGTGAAGAACCAAAAAGTATTTGGTCGGTTTATGATTATGCCGATATGGTAGAAAAATTTGTTAAACAATTAGAGATTAAAAGCCCAACTATTTTTGGTCATTCTTTTGGTGGACGTGTTGGGATTATTTATGCAGGTCGTCAAAATGATTTAAATAAGTTAGTCTTAATCGATAGTGCAGGAGTTAAACCGAAACGTGGATTAGATTACTATATGCGAGTTTATACTTATAAGCTAGGTAAAAAAGTATTAAGCTTACCAGGACTACGTGCGTATAAAGAAAAAATGATGGAGAATGCAGGATCGTCTGACTATAAAAATGCCTCACCGATGATGCGTCAAATTATGAGTAAAGTCGTTAATGAAGATTTACAGCATTTAATGCCATCCATCAAAGCAGAAACGTTACTTGTATGGGGTGAATTAGATGATGCCACTCCATTAAGTGATGCGAAGATTATGGAACAAAAAATTTCTGGATCTGGATTAGTGGTCTTCAAAGGAGCGGGACATTATTCTTATTTAGATTGTTTAGGACAATTTTTCCGTGTTATTGATGTGTTCTTAGAAAAAGAAAGAGGTGAATAA
- a CDS encoding Mur ligase family protein: MSMILGVLLGILSLALLWTLWGRMSHALQMLQQCHYMNDRFTTWIAGHRLVALPAPLSVLVIAYWALLVISFLFPLPSSVLSVGTIVIGILGLGMIKISSGVSKESKKPLKMTARVWRIVATGSIIMLLIAGLSSLFLNASGSILLSQITGWLLTFNLFAYLLMLLANQLNKPMENSIRLGFINDARRIIKGSPSLDVIGVTGSYGKTSTKHALNAILSEQFNTLMTPESYNTPMGITITIRNYLKPIHSKFIAEMGAYKVGEIKELCEIAYPKYGVLTSVGPQHLETYKTIDNVKRTKFELIEYLPQDGIGFINIDDENIRDYYETKFTGKCTVYTYGIEREADYRASDIVVSEKGTTFNVTFRDGSVHQFQTKLLGLHNIYNTVASIALGNELGIPVEKMQVAVRKMKPVTHRLELRRNGNFTIIDDAFNSNPVGSKMALEVLGQMNGKRIVLTPGMVDLGTAQFELNKAFGTYMKDTCDYVILVGKKQTEPIQEGLKEVGFDEDKITVAENLTEAFKVMYEVVEPGAFVLIENDLPELFAE, encoded by the coding sequence ATGAGTATGATTTTAGGTGTTTTATTAGGAATTTTAAGTTTGGCTTTACTTTGGACACTGTGGGGACGTATGAGTCATGCCCTTCAAATGCTACAGCAATGTCATTATATGAATGATCGCTTTACGACATGGATTGCTGGGCATCGTTTAGTTGCGTTACCTGCACCACTGTCAGTCTTAGTGATTGCCTACTGGGCGTTATTAGTGATTAGTTTCTTATTTCCACTTCCATCGTCAGTTTTAAGTGTTGGAACAATCGTTATCGGTATATTAGGGTTAGGAATGATTAAGATTAGTAGTGGAGTTTCAAAGGAATCGAAAAAACCACTAAAAATGACGGCTCGTGTGTGGCGTATCGTTGCAACAGGAAGCATTATCATGTTATTAATTGCTGGATTAAGTTCATTATTTTTAAATGCAAGTGGTAGTATTCTACTTTCACAGATTACAGGTTGGTTATTAACCTTTAACCTATTTGCTTATTTATTAATGTTACTTGCCAATCAGTTAAATAAACCGATGGAAAATAGTATTCGATTAGGGTTTATTAATGATGCGCGTCGTATCATCAAAGGATCGCCATCATTAGATGTAATTGGTGTAACTGGAAGCTATGGAAAAACGAGTACCAAACACGCGTTAAATGCTATTTTATCAGAACAGTTTAATACGTTAATGACACCTGAAAGTTATAATACGCCAATGGGAATTACGATCACGATTCGTAATTATTTAAAACCCATCCACAGTAAATTTATTGCGGAAATGGGTGCCTATAAAGTTGGAGAAATCAAGGAGTTATGTGAGATTGCTTATCCAAAATACGGAGTATTAACATCAGTTGGGCCACAACATTTAGAAACATATAAAACAATTGATAACGTTAAACGAACAAAATTTGAGTTAATTGAATATTTACCGCAAGATGGAATTGGTTTTATTAACATCGATGATGAAAATATTCGTGATTACTATGAAACAAAGTTTACTGGAAAATGTACCGTTTATACGTATGGAATTGAACGTGAAGCAGACTATCGAGCAAGTGATATTGTGGTGAGCGAAAAAGGTACAACGTTTAATGTGACATTCCGAGATGGAAGTGTTCATCAATTCCAAACGAAGTTATTAGGACTTCATAATATTTATAATACGGTTGCTAGTATTGCTTTAGGAAACGAACTAGGAATTCCAGTAGAAAAAATGCAAGTGGCTGTTCGTAAGATGAAGCCAGTCACGCATCGATTAGAATTACGTCGAAATGGAAACTTTACGATTATTGATGATGCTTTCAACTCAAATCCAGTCGGATCAAAAATGGCGTTAGAAGTTTTAGGACAAATGAATGGAAAACGTATCGTTTTAACACCTGGAATGGTTGATTTAGGGACAGCTCAATTTGAATTAAATAAAGCCTTTGGAACTTACATGAAAGATACATGTGACTATGTCATCTTAGTCGGTAAAAAACAAACAGAGCCAATTCAAGAGGGATTAAAAGAAGTCGGATTTGATGAAGACAAAATTACCGTTGCTGAAAACTTAACTGAAGCGTTTAAAGTGATGTATGAAGTGGTAGAACCAGGAGCGTTTGTTTTAATTGAAAATGACTTACCTGAATTATTTGCTGAATAA
- a CDS encoding NUDIX hydrolase — protein sequence MDDQVLDFIKKVQSISQIGLSFSTDPYAVDNYKELKEISIKMLHDYTSLPLNECDLYKDFTYPTPQPAVRSLVINEDQVLLVKEKDSGLWSLPGGWCDIDCSPKETAIKETFEESGYVIDCTKLLAVFDRRNYIKKSVYDVYCLYFLGNVVAGEPKCNHETEDIGWFNISSLPPLSRKNSIEEIQKAYEVYQKNLETYFE from the coding sequence ATGGATGATCAAGTTTTAGACTTTATTAAAAAGGTTCAATCAATTTCACAGATTGGCTTATCATTTTCAACCGATCCATATGCGGTTGATAATTACAAAGAATTAAAAGAGATAAGTATTAAGATGTTACATGATTATACATCGTTACCTTTGAATGAATGTGACTTGTATAAAGATTTTACTTATCCAACCCCTCAACCTGCTGTACGTTCACTAGTTATTAACGAAGATCAAGTGTTGCTAGTTAAAGAGAAAGATAGCGGACTTTGGTCTTTACCAGGTGGTTGGTGTGATATTGATTGCTCACCTAAAGAAACTGCAATCAAAGAAACATTTGAAGAATCAGGATATGTCATCGATTGTACGAAGTTATTAGCAGTTTTTGATAGAAGAAACTATATTAAAAAGTCAGTATACGATGTGTATTGTCTATATTTCCTAGGGAATGTCGTAGCGGGAGAACCGAAATGTAATCATGAAACTGAGGATATTGGTTGGTTTAACATTTCATCTTTACCGCCGCTTTCTCGTAAAAATTCAATTGAAGAGATTCAAAAGGCCTATGAAGTTTATCAAAAAAATTTAGAGACATATTTTGAATAA